Proteins found in one Sorghum bicolor cultivar BTx623 chromosome 1, Sorghum_bicolor_NCBIv3, whole genome shotgun sequence genomic segment:
- the LOC8067269 gene encoding E3 ubiquitin-protein ligase UPL7, with product MSVPPAGNRQVSLRGSSAREITRDALLQKVSEERQLRSHLRRAAAAALSIQRIWRRYHAIRTVSEQLHEDWELLMNQPNIDLTTQWISRKMLRPFLFFITQPSSWYNGQQSKTVESILTCFKILLNSINSMDASKNFCSFAVGMPEERSIWLYQAKKLISLCSFILARCDHSCCKDGNIVDMTAIAMRLAVSLTDFKTWKSLNSENTRAADASVESLIEFIGSCQSGTYNCVRQYIKCLGPHVTSVKKSSATATDDDFLITASAVTLALRPFHSKKVERGADLNGASKKYFTLILTIPYLCKRMPPLLLPALKHFSVLQPSLNILLISKDKIFEEIIKLEQSEVSASIIPYSGWALGNVVSLVTNHDDLSNSGCFIQELDFCLYVDVINCISQHLLESFEKSKGMSQNVGNTTFHADTSVVEEGDTNDGCRMRTLFMDLLKPIYQQWHLRKLLMLAKEDFSCGRATNYDPNLKNIHFRSLKLSDVVCFYCHMLRIFSSLNPSIGALPILNMLAFSPGFIVDLWGALEMSIFGPPIQNSQETGHGKQLATSSSGEQVSSMRQRRNAKDTANKWANVLQKITGKSNDSEEGTIPDSILFSQQSNDDALTSWDIEAMRHASEGIGNDLRCMMYLFCAIYGHLLLVLDDIEFYEKQVPFTLEQQRKIASALNTFVYNSFIQNSVSYSKPLVDVAVRCLNLLYERDSRHKFCPISLWLAPARNGRIPIAAAARVHEAAFGNFPGNNSSGVPPRSSVLTTLPHVYPFEERVQMFREFIESDKASRRVTGEVSGPGPGSIEIVIRRGHIIEDGYRQLNCLRSKLKSCIHVSFVSECGLPEAGLDYGGLSKEFLTDLSKTAFSPEYGLFSQTSASDTSLIPSNSAKLLDNGIDMIEFLGRVVGKALYEGILLDYSFSPVFVQKLLGRYNFLDELSTLDRELYRNLMQLKHYDGDVEDLFLDFTVTEELGGKRIVHELRPGGKNISVTNENKLHYVHAMADFKLNRQILPFANAFYRGLSDLISPYWLSLFNANEFNQLLSGGLRDFDVDDLRNNTKYTGGYTESSRTVKLFWEVIKGFKPTERCLLLKFVTSCSRAPLLGFKYLQPSFTIHKVPCDVTLWASIGGQDVDRLPSASTCYNTLKLPTYKRSSTLRSKLLYAISSNTGFELS from the exons ATGTCGGTGCCCCCCGCCGGCAACCGCCAG GTGTCCCTGCGGGGGTCGAGCGCGAGGGAGATCACACGCGACGCGCTGCTGCAGAAGGTCTCCGAGGAGCGCCAGCTCCGCAGCCAcctccgccgcgccgccgcggctgcCCTCTCCATCCAG CGAATATGGAGAAGGTACCATGCGATAAGAACGGTTTCAGAGCAGCTCCATGAAGACTGGGAGCTATTAATGAACCAGCCTAACATTGACTTGACTACTCAATGGATATCTAGAAAGATGCTTAGGCCGTTTCTTTTCTTCATTACTCAACCTTCTAGCTGGTACAATGGACAACAGAGCAAGACTGTGGAATCTATCTTAACATGTTTCAAGATTCTCTTGAATAGTATAAACTCAATGG ATGCAAGCAAAAACTTCTGCTCCTTTGCTGTGGGTATGCCAGAAGAGAGGTCTATTTGGCTTTATCAGGCCAAAAAGCTGATTTCACTGTGCTCTTTCATTCTTGCCAGGTGTGACCATTCCTGTTGCAAGGATGGAAACATAGTTGACATGACTGCTATTGCTATGAGATTGGCTGTGTCTTTAACTGATTTCAAAACATGGAAAAGTTTAAACAGTGAGAACACTAGAGCTGCAGATGCCTCTGTAGAGAGTTTGATTGAATTTATTGGTTCATGCCAGAGTGGCACATATAATTGTGTTAGGCAATATATAaagtgtcttggtcctcatgtTACTTCAGTGAAGAAAAGTTCTGCAACTGCAACAGATGATGATTTTCTGATTACTGCTAGTGCAGTAACTTTAGCCTTGCGCCCATTCCACTCTAAGAAAGTAGAGAGGGGTGCTGATCTGAATGGTGCTTCAAAGAAATACTTCACACTGATACTTACAATACCATATCTTTGCAAACGCATGCCACCTCTGTTGTTACCTGCTCTTAAGCATTTTTCTGTGTTGCAACCGAGTCTCAATATTTTACTG ATCTCCAAGGataaaatatttgaagaaataaTAAAATTGGAGCAGTCAGAGGTTTCAGCTAGTATTATTCCTTACTCTGGTTGGGCTCTTGGAAATGTAGTGAGCTTAGTTACCAATCATGATGACTTATCCAATTCAGGGTGCTTCATTCAAGAGCTAGATTTCTGTTTATATGTTGACGTTATTAATTGTATTTCCCAACACTTACTGGAAAGTTTTGAAAAAAGCAAGGGAATGTCTCAAAATGTTGGTAATACCACTTTCCATGCCGACACATCTGTTGTAGAGGAAGGGGATACCAATGACGGCTGCAGAATGAGAACATTATTTATGGACCTTCTGAAGCCAATTTACCAGCAATGGCACCTTAGAAAACTTTTGATGTTGGCAAAAGAGGATTTTTCATGTGGCAGGGCAACTAATTATGATCCAAACCTGAAGAATATTCATTTTCGGAGCCTAAAGTTGTCAGATGTTGTATGCTTCTACTGTCACATGCTTAGAATTTTCTCATCACTCAACCCTTCTATTGGTGCACTGCCTATTCTCAACATGCTTGCATTCTCACCTGGATTTATAGTTGATTTATGGGGGGCACTAGAAATGTCCATTTTTGGTCCACCCATCCAGAATTCACAAGAAACAGGACATGGGAAACAGTTGGCTACAAGTAGTTCAGGTGAGCAAGTATCCTCCATGAGGCAAAGAAGGAATGCCAAGGACACAGCAAACAAGTGGGCAAATGTGCTCCAGAAGATTACAGGAAAATCCAATGATTCAGAGGAGGGCACTATACCTGATAGTATTTTATTTTCTCAGCAGTCGAATGATGATGCATTAACTTCGTGGGATATTGAAGCCATGAGACATGCATCTGAAGGTATTGGAAATGACTTAAGGTGCATGATGTATCTTTTCTGTGCTATATACGGGCACCTATTACTTGTGCTAGATGATATTGAGTTTTATGAAAAGCAG GTTCCTTTTACTTTAGAACAGCAGCGGAAGATTGCATCAGCACTTAATACATTTGTATACAATTCTTTCATTCAAAATAGTGTAAGCTACAGCAAGCCTCTTGTGGATGTAGCTGTCAGATGTCTTAATCTACTCTATGAAAGGGACAGTAGGCATAAGTTTTGTCCTATTTCCTTGTGGCTGGCACCTGCTAGAAATGGCCGAATTCCaattgctgctgctgccagGGTTCATGAGGCAGCATTCGGTAATTTTCCAGGAAACAATTCTTCAGGAGTTCCTCCCCGTAGCTCTGTACTTACCACATTACCACATGTATATCCATTTGAAGAGAG AGTGCAGATGTTTAGAGAATTTATTGAGTCAGACAAAGCATCAAGAAGAGTTACTGGTGAAGTttctgggccaggcccaggatcCATTGAGATAGTTATTCGTCGAGGCCATATAATTGAAGATGGATACAGGCAGTTGAACTGCCTAAGATCAAAGTTGAAATCTTGCATTCACGTGTCATTTGTGAGTGAATGTGGTCTTCCTGAAGCTGGTTTGGACTACGGTGGTCTGTCAAAAGAGTTCCTAACAGATCTGTCAAAGACCGCTTTTAGTCCAGA GTATGGGCTGTTTTCACAAACATCAGCATCTGATACTAGCTTAATTCCCAGCAATTCTGCTAAGCTTTTGGATAATGGCATTGATATGATTGAATTTCTTGGTCGAGTTGTCGGCAAAGCACTCTATGAGGGGATTCTGTTGGACTATTCTTTCTCACCAGTATTTGTGCAGAAACTTCTTGGACGGTATaattttttggatgaactatcaACACTTGATCGTGAGCTTTATAGAAACCTTATGCAACTAAAG CACTATGATGGGGATGTTGAGGATCTATTTTTGGATTTTACTGTAACTGAAGAGTTGGGTGGTAAAAGAATCGTCCATGAGCTTAGACCTGGTGGTAAAAATATATCTGTCACTAATGAAAACAAGTTGCACTATGTTCATGCAATGGCAGATTTCAAGCTTAACCGGCAG ATACTTCCATTTGCAAACGCATTTTATAGAGGACTCAGTGATCTCATTTCACCATATTGGCTGAGTCTGTTTAATGCAAATGAATTTAATCAG TTACTTTCAGGCGGGCTGCGGGATTTTGATGTTGATGATTTGCGGAACAACACCAAGTATACTGGTGGTTATACTGAGTCAAGTCGAACTGTTAAACTCTTCTGGGAG GTTATCAAAGGATTTAAGCCAACAGAGCGTTGTTTGCTCCTAAAGTTTGTGACAAGCTGTTCACGAGCTCCATTGCTTGGATTCAAGTACCTTCAACCTTCTTTCACGATACACAAG GTTCCATGTGATGTAACACTTTGGGCATCAATTGGAGGCCAAGACGTTGACCGTCTTCCATCTGCTTCCACATGCTACAATACGCTCAAG CTTCCTACATACAAGCGCTCAAGCACGCTAAGGAGCAAGCTGCTTTACGCCATTAGCTCAAATACTGGGTTTGAACTCTCATAG
- the LOC8067270 gene encoding GDSL esterase/lipase At3g53100, producing MKMSSSSVPAAAAVAAVLLLSAVWTTTTVTGQALVPGVMIFGDSVVDAGNNNRLATLVRADFPPYGRDFPATHAPTGRFCNGKLATDYTVESLGLSSYPPAYLSEEAQSNNKSLLHGANFASGAAGYLDATAGLYGAISLRRQAEYFREYQSRVAASAGERRARELTSGSIYVVSAGTSDYVQNYYVNPMLSAAYTPDQFADALMPPFTSFVEGLYSLGARRIGVTSLPPMGCLPASVTLFGGGNTGCVERLNNDSLTFNRKLGVAADAVKRRHSDLKLVVFDIYQPLLDLVQNPTSAGFFESRRACCGTGTIETSVLCHQGAPGTCTNATGYVFWDGFHPTDAANRVLADALLLQGLQLIA from the exons ATGAAGATGAGCTCATCATCCgtgcccgcggcggcggcggtggcggcggtgctGCTGCTCTCGGCGGTGTGGACGACGACGACTGTGACGGGGCAGGCGCTGGTGCCGGGCGTGATGATCTTCGGCGACTCGGTGGTGGACGCCGGCAACAACAACCGGCTGGCCACGCTGGTGCGCGCCGACTTCCCGCCCTACGGCCGCGACTTCCCGGCGACGCACGCGCCCACGGGACGCTTCTGCAACGGCAAGCTCGCCACGGACTACACCG TGGAGAGCCTGGGGCTGAGCTCGTACCCGCCGGCGTACCTGAGCGAGGAGGCGCAGAGCAACAACAAGAGCCTCCTCCACGGCGCCAACTTCGCGTCCGGCGCCGCCGGCTACCTCGACGCCACCGCCGGCCTCTAC GGCGCCATCTCGCTGAGGCGTCAGGCGGAGTACTTCCGGGAGTACCAGTCGCGGGTGGCGGCGTCGGCCGGCGAGCGGCGCGCCCGGGAGCTGACGTCCGGGTCCATCTACGTGGTGAGCGCCGGCACCAGCGACTACGTGCAGAACTACTACGTGAACCCGATGCTGAGCGCCGCCTACACGCCCGACCAGTTCGCCGACGCGCTCATGCCGcccttcacctccttcgtcgAG GGCCTGTATAGTCTGGGCGCCCGTCGGATCGGCGTGACGTCGCTGCCGCCGATGGGGTGCCTCCCGGCGTCCGTGACCCTGTTCGGCGGCGGGAACACAGGCTGCGTGGAGCGCCTCAACAACGACTCCCTCACCTTCAACCGGAAGCTCGGCGTGGCCGCGGACGCCGTGAAGCGCCGGCACTCGGACCTCAAGCTCGTCGTCTTCGACATCTACCAGCCGCTCCTCGACCTCGTCCAAAACCCCACCAGCGCCG GGTTCTTCGAGTCCCGGCGGGCGTGCTGCGGCACGGGCACGATCGAGACGTCCGTGCTGTGCCACCAGGGCGCGCCGGGGACGTGCACCAACGCCACGGGCTACGTCTTCTGGGACGGCTTCCACCCCACGGACGCCGCCAACAGGGTGCTCGCCGACGCGCTCCTCCTGCAGGGCCTCCAGCTCATCGCGTGA
- the LOC8054167 gene encoding uncharacterized protein LOC8054167: MAAAPTAALLSAIRDGEQRGRSSAAAPSPSRAATAPSCLRQPSHAASGPCRATPGREEVVPQQDGGAGGHRCGAQEGRGTSGEGQAGPSLRPDAKHTTTRSWRACSPPRASCVTWPTAVSRGTTEPAHLNAPASLRAGRLESWYLKYTRKWNYCWMHSR; this comes from the exons ATGGCGGCCGCtcccacggcggcgctgctctcgGCCATCCGCGACGGCGAGCAGCGCGGCCGCTCCAGCGCTGCCGCCCCGTCCCCGTCCCGAGCTGCTACCGCCCCGAGCTGCCTACGCCAACCTAGCCACGCTGCGAGCGGCCCCTGCCGTGCGACACCAG GCCGAGAAGAAGTTGTGCCACAGCAAGATGGAGGCGCAGGCGGCCATCGCTGTGGGGCACAGGAAGGCAGGGGCACGAGCGGAGAGGGGCAAGCGGGTCCAAGCTTGCGCCCGGACGCCAAACACACTACAACGCGCTCCTGGAGGGCTTGCTCGCCACCGCGCGCCTCCTGCGTCACATGGCCGACGGCGGTGTCGCGAGGAACCACCGAACCAGCACACCTAAATGCTCCTGCGTCCTTGCGTGCTGGCCGGCTTGAGTCGTG GTATCTGAAGTATACAAGGAAATGGAACTATTGCTGGATGCACTCCAGATAG